From the genome of Bactrocera oleae isolate idBacOlea1 chromosome 2, idBacOlea1, whole genome shotgun sequence, one region includes:
- the sud1 gene encoding GPI transamidase component PIG-S isoform X1, whose amino-acid sequence MEKPRAKVTSEDIADGEDKYRLFASMAFMIVVIIVGVPMWWKTTEVYRVSLPSADIMSLSDKPIEIATKITILTFDKSRGELLVNELTEAYANNDLWRPQFVQIAPFEKALQTKTPASLENLLLKAEEISAGDFIFIEWPKLQEEVLLTSERSALMRSDTSSTRIKQVINLLILQTHRMQQILNENHREAVKSEAPQTEYDVVVSILNPRPDIMNAKWNVRMAVETYIAPFLKEVSQISNYTLTTQWKYQLPFEADLKQVRDSTKLGRHYALGEADLPHIITSIEKNLGVGITAKPAINLVVYITPCDIAPVHIYNRQNKQATRQKVDSFISPKWGGIIIANPPVEACLNYNTAQQPVEFYVNTNDVMQIMLYQLQKLLDINVEFNIDGVKTVALEQIAPRRWEYEAYIRRSVVMHIATASNTLQSLIKLLDNISYIVINDDVGDSINAAYKKLVLAKQALAAGNLLAASDYARTAFVASEHAFFDASLLAQLYFPDEQKYAIYIPLFLPIMVPVITSFTMIRKLLTKLRNAKKQKIA is encoded by the exons ATGGAAAAACCGAGGGCAAAAGTGACGAGTGAAGATATTGCTGACGGAGAAG ATAAATACCGTCTATTTGCCTCCATGGCTTTCATGATTGTAGTCATTATTGTTGGTGTGCCTATGTGGTGGAAGACAACAGAAGTGTACAG AGTGAGCTTGCCGTCAGCGGATATCATGAGTTTGAGCGATAAACCAATAGAAATTGCTACAAAGATTACCATATTAACGTTTGACAAGTCACGTGGTGAACTACTAGTCAACGAGTTGACAGAAGCATATGCCAATAACG ATCTATGGCGCCCACAATTTGTGCAAATTGCGCCATTTGAGAAAGCGCTGCAGACCAAAACCCCAGCCAGCCTTGAAAATCTATTGCTAAAAGCGGAAGAAATAAGCGCGGgagatttcattttcattgaatgGCCAAAATTGCAAGAAGAAGTTTTGCTCACATCTGAGCGTTCCGCACTGATGCGTAGCGATACTT CTTCCACACGCATAAAGCAGGTCATAAATTTACTTATTCTGCAAACTCATCGTATGCAACAAATACTGAATGAAAATCACCGAGAAGCGGTCAAGAGTGAAGCGCCACAGACGGAATATGATGTGGTGGTTTCGATATTGAATCCACGTCCGGATATCATGAATGCTAAATGGAATGTGCGCATGGCTGTAGAGA CTTACATTGCACCATTTCTGAAGGAAGTGTCGCAAATATCCAATTACACGCTCACCACACAATGGAAATATCAGCTGCCTTTTGAAGCTGATTTGAAACAGGTGCGCGATAGCACAAAACTTGGGCGCCATTACGCTTTGGGCGAAGCTGATCTGCCACACATAATTACGTCGATTGAAAAGAATCTCGGCGTTGGTATAACAGCCAAACCGGCAATCAATTTAGTGGTTTACATAACACCATGTGACATTGCGCCCGTACACATTTATAATCGTCAAAATAAGCAAGCCACGCGCCAAAAGGTGGACTCATTCATTTCGCCCAAATGGGGTGGCATCATCATTGCCAATCCGCCCGTTGAGGCATGTCTGAACTATAACACTGCCCAACAGCCGGTCGAATTTTACGTAAACACCAATGATGTCATGCAAATCATGTTGTATCAACTTCAAAAGCTACTGGACATTAATGTGGAG TTCAACATAGATGGCGTGAAAACGGTGGCATTAGAGCAGATAGCGCCTCGTCGTTGGGAATATGAAGCTTATATACGCCGCAGTGTAGTGATGCACATCGCTACCGCAAGCAACACGCTGCAGAGCCTCATCAAGCTGCTGG ACAACATTAGTTATATTGTTATCAACGATGACGTCGGCGATTCCATTAATGCCGCGTATAAAAAGTTGGTTTTAGCTAAGCAGGCGCTTGCTGCGGGTAATCTGTTGGCTGCTTCCGACTATGCAAGAACTGCCTTTGTCGCCTCGGAACATGCGTTCTTCGATGCAAGTCTGTTGGCGCAATTATACTTTCCCGACGAACAAAAATACGCCATATACATTCCACTGTTTCTGCCCATTATGGTGCCGGTGATCACCTCGTTCACTATGATTCGTAAACTACTGACGAAATTACGCAATGCTAAAAAGCAGAAAATCGCTTAA
- the sud1 gene encoding prolyl 3-hydroxylase sudestada1 isoform X2, which yields MEKPRAKVTSEDIADGEVGGIKNDGYTTGSADGEPKCKVVKLSSEANIIADLTLNHSYTTPTFTEQLKAEWSSQEKQDFHDLPTDVKVFRDPFQVCLLPDLLQNKITCRQLVDEMVQKVQWSRKQMDLYEFYQSTDLSNMASCKLLTSFLQILRRTVRPWLEALTGLKLDYVSASCSMYTCGDYLLVHDDLLKDRQIAFIYYLSPWENAEQWREDQGGCLELFNSDDRCFPLFPVKRKISPKNNQFAFFKVGSRSFHQVGEVTSFDYPRLTINGWFHGASNDDLISDIMRPFGKQEFTSPVNKLPININELLNEVYLKAQTKKSIQKRIEDNSEICLYEFLRREIFEQALDQLLHDDTLKWRLEGPANAHNYEVLDLDTASKSISRLISLFSSTEIFTLLRDYTDLDLAGPNAINPTYNLQIQRWSHGNYTVLGDGAICDENTLDLIYYLNASEGAAIVTYLSPEADEPLQKHRNEDSDFDEEEDDSVLLTITPVDNALNIVYRCEGTTKFTKYVSRNTPLERGPVHVISCSYKE from the exons ATGGAAAAACCGAGGGCAAAAGTGACGAGTGAAGATATTGCTGACGGAGAAG TTGGTGGCATCAAAAATGATGGTTATACAACAGGATCTGCTGACGGTGAACCGAAATGCAAAGTAGTAAAGCTTAGCTCAGAAGCAAACATCATAGCTGACTTAACACTTAATCACTCATACACAACACCAACATTTACAGAGCAACTAAAAGCCGAATGGAGCTCCCAAGAGAAACAAGACTTTCACGATTTGCCAACGGATGTAAAAGTTTTTAGAGATCCCTTTCAAGTTTGCCTGCTACCAGATCtactacaaaataaaattacatgtCGACAACTTGTGGATGAAATGGTCCAAAAAGTTCAATGGTCTCGCAAACAAATGGATCTGTACGAATTTTATCAAAGTACAGACTTGTCCAATATGGCTAGTTGTAAATTATTAACAAGTTTCCTGCAAATTCTACGACGAACCGTGCGACCATGGCTGGAGGCCTTGACAGGATTAAAATTAGATTATGTGTCTGCCTCTTGCTCTATGTACACCTGCGGGGATTACTTATTGGTGCACGATGACTTACTAAAAGACCGACAAATAGCTTTTATATACTATCTGTCACCTTGGGAAAATGCGGAACAGTGGCGCGAAGATCAAGGAGGTTGTTTAGAGCTTTTCAACAGTGATGATCGTTGCTTTCCATTATTCCccgtaaaaagaaaaatatcacctaaaaataatcaatttgCCTTTTTTAAAGTCGGCTCACGCTCATTTCATCAAGTTGGCGAAGTGACATCATTTGACTATCCACGGCTGACTATTAACGGTTGGTTTCATGGTGCGTCTAATGACGACTTGATCTCTGACATAATGCGACCATTTGGAAAACAAGAGTTCACATCACCAGTAAATAAACTTccgataaatataaatgaactgTTAAACGAGGTGTACTTAAAAGCCCAAACTAAAAAAAGCATACAAAAACGCATCGAAGACAATTCAGAgatttgtttatatgaatttctgAGACGTGAAATATTCGAACAAGCTTTAGATCAGTTGTTGCACGACGACACCTTAAAATGGCGTCTGGAAGGACCAGCGAATGCGCATAATTATGAAGTGCTCGATCTTGATACGGCCAGTAAATCTATATCTCGTTTGATTTCACTTTTTTCAAGTACCGAAATCTTTACCTTACTACGCGACTACACCGATCTAGACTTGGCGGGACCGAATGCTATTAATCCAACATATAATCTGCAGATACAACGTTGGTCACACGGCAACTACACTGTTCTCGGTGACGGAGCCATATGTGATGAGAACACACTGGACCTAATTTATTACCTTAACGCCAGTGAAGGCGCTGCTATTGTTACCTATCTCTCGCCCGAAGCGGATGAACCGCTGCAAAAGCATAGAAATGAAGATTCTGACTTCGACGAGGAAGAGGATGATTCTGTACTTTTAACAATTACGCCAGTCGATAATGCGCTTAATATTGTCTATCGTTGTGAAGGCACAACAAAATTTACCAAATACGTGTCGCGCAATACGCCACTGGAACGAGGGCCAGTGCACGTGATTTCTTGCAGTTATAAAGAATAG